A genomic region of Trichothermofontia sichuanensis B231 contains the following coding sequences:
- a CDS encoding FAD-binding oxidoreductase translates to MNHYLPTLPQQPLAGWGRYPVRPCTLQRPEKMGDLTAALSIPTPSLLLRGWGRSYGDAAINPSGQTILTERLNRLLAFDEQTGVLRCEAGVTFEDLLRVFVPRGWFPAVTPGTKFVTMGGAIAFDVHGKNHHIDGSFAHHVRSFNLILASGETVTCSRTENSDFFWATVGGMGLTGMITDVEITLRRIPTAYIKGHYIKAKNVEEAIALFEQYESAYQYSVAWIDCLASGAALGRSILMFGNYAQVEDLAPAQRSQPLSVQPHRRFQVFFDPPNTLLNHTTVSLFNSLYFNRQRSREVHKIIDYDTFFYPLDFLWDWNRLYGKRGFVQYQCVIPQAVSREALTEMLTLYSQKGWGSFLAVLKRLGEKENGWLSFPIAGYTLALDMPIQPGLWEFLAELDALVVRYGGRVYLAKDACLSAAAFRSMYPDFPRWLAVKSAVDPENRFTSALAERLEIRSEACI, encoded by the coding sequence ATGAACCATTACCTACCCACTCTTCCCCAACAACCCTTAGCAGGCTGGGGCCGCTATCCGGTCCGCCCCTGCACCCTCCAGCGTCCGGAAAAAATGGGCGACCTCACGGCAGCGCTGTCCATTCCGACGCCCTCCCTGCTCTTGCGGGGCTGGGGGCGCAGCTATGGCGACGCGGCGATCAATCCCAGTGGGCAGACGATTCTGACGGAACGCCTCAATCGCCTGCTGGCCTTTGATGAACAGACGGGGGTGCTCCGGTGTGAAGCGGGAGTGACGTTTGAGGATTTGCTGCGGGTGTTTGTGCCCCGTGGCTGGTTTCCTGCGGTGACGCCGGGGACTAAGTTTGTCACGATGGGGGGGGCGATCGCCTTTGATGTGCATGGGAAAAATCACCACATTGACGGCTCCTTTGCCCACCATGTCCGCAGTTTTAACCTGATCCTGGCGTCGGGTGAAACGGTAACCTGTTCCCGCACAGAAAATAGTGATTTCTTCTGGGCGACGGTGGGTGGGATGGGCCTCACGGGCATGATTACCGATGTGGAGATCACTCTGCGTCGTATTCCCACAGCCTACATCAAGGGGCACTATATCAAGGCCAAAAATGTTGAGGAAGCGATCGCCCTGTTTGAGCAGTACGAAAGTGCCTATCAATATTCAGTGGCCTGGATTGATTGTTTAGCGTCTGGTGCGGCCCTAGGTCGGAGTATTTTAATGTTTGGCAACTATGCCCAGGTAGAGGATTTGGCACCAGCCCAGCGATCGCAGCCCTTATCAGTGCAGCCCCATCGACGCTTCCAGGTGTTTTTTGATCCGCCCAATACGCTGTTGAACCACACCACCGTTAGCCTGTTTAACAGCCTGTACTTTAATCGCCAGCGTAGCCGGGAAGTTCACAAAATTATTGACTACGACACCTTCTTCTATCCCTTAGATTTCCTGTGGGATTGGAATCGGTTGTATGGTAAGCGAGGCTTTGTGCAGTATCAGTGTGTGATTCCCCAGGCGGTGAGTCGGGAGGCGTTAACCGAAATGCTAACGCTCTACAGTCAAAAGGGGTGGGGGTCTTTCCTGGCGGTGCTGAAACGTTTGGGCGAAAAAGAAAACGGTTGGTTATCGTTCCCGATCGCGGGTTACACGCTGGCGCTGGATATGCCGATTCAGCCAGGATTGTGGGAATTTCTGGCGGAGTTAGATGCTCTGGTGGTGCGCTATGGCGGGCGGGTATATCTGGCGAAGGATGCGTGTCTGAGTGCAGCGGCGTTTCGATCGATGTATCCGGATTTCCCCCGATGGTTAGCGGTTAAGTCGGCGGTTGATCCGGAGAATCGCTTTACGTCGGCACTGGCGGAACGATTGGAGATTCGATCGGAAGCCTGTATTTGA
- a CDS encoding decaprenyl-phosphate phosphoribosyltransferase produces the protein MGTLMAPYLRAVRPRQWTKNLIVFAAPLFAFQLSPLTLLNASVAFVLFCCASSSFYLFNDLADVEADRQHPVKCKRPIAAGLIPIPTAIALAVFLIGIALIGGWLKAPGLGLAILAYALLQVAYNLILKHKVIVDVVAIAAGFVLRAYGGAAATRVVLSPWFLLCTAMLALFLGVEKRKAELRLMEVGVGKTRLVLHRYSHLLLSRMENTVTTSAFLAYALWSSGPKVGGATTPWMMLTLPFVLYGIFRYQLLSDPKEIARRNAEGDSIGGQTERPEEVLLRDRPLLATVIGWILTSFVILLLKRQGLIQ, from the coding sequence ATGGGCACGCTAATGGCCCCCTATCTCCGAGCCGTGCGTCCCCGCCAGTGGACCAAAAACTTGATCGTGTTCGCGGCTCCACTATTTGCGTTCCAGTTATCTCCCCTAACCCTGCTGAATGCCAGCGTTGCCTTTGTCCTATTTTGCTGTGCCTCCAGCAGTTTTTATCTATTCAATGATTTGGCCGATGTGGAGGCCGATCGCCAGCACCCGGTCAAGTGTAAACGCCCGATCGCGGCGGGGTTAATCCCCATCCCAACCGCGATCGCCCTTGCTGTCTTTTTGATTGGGATCGCCCTGATTGGGGGCTGGTTGAAGGCCCCCGGTTTGGGATTGGCCATTCTTGCCTATGCCCTTTTGCAAGTGGCCTATAACCTGATCCTGAAGCATAAGGTCATTGTCGATGTGGTAGCGATCGCGGCAGGGTTTGTGCTCCGGGCCTATGGCGGTGCAGCGGCAACACGGGTGGTGCTATCCCCGTGGTTTCTGCTCTGTACAGCGATGTTGGCCCTGTTCCTGGGGGTAGAAAAGCGCAAGGCGGAACTGCGGCTGATGGAGGTGGGGGTGGGCAAAACTCGCCTCGTCCTCCACCGCTATTCCCATTTGTTATTGTCACGCATGGAAAATACAGTCACCACCAGTGCATTTTTAGCCTATGCCCTGTGGAGTTCGGGGCCGAAGGTGGGGGGGGCGACGACGCCGTGGATGATGCTGACCTTACCCTTTGTCCTCTATGGGATTTTCCGCTACCAATTGCTGAGCGATCCCAAGGAAATTGCCCGTCGGAATGCCGAGGGTGACAGTATCGGTGGGCAAACGGAGCGTCCAGAGGAGGTCCTCCTGCGCGATCGACCGCTCCTCGCTACCGTGATTGGGTGGATCTTAACCAGCTTTGTTATTCTGCTGTTGAAGCGCCAGGGCTTGATTCAATGA
- the hpsJ-A gene encoding HpsJ-like protein, cyanoexosortase A-associated, with amino-acid sequence MTDSPATNPTIPPPASPDQVSDEARSIYRLRWVGYGLLLFFGIEVGQILIPPRFLNPVWELEAIGAIVERVVVPLLGMGLIFFGEHYGRRRPEKLLLRGISWLAGLMALGFLLMVPLGVVNTVRITTQTNQTLTTQAGQQLEQLQQLQSRVEASTPETLQPLVEQLNRAGVMLERNDPATLKAEVATRLEGIQAQIEQQVTMTQKAQFRQLLKNSVKWNLGAMIASALFLMIWRTTQWAR; translated from the coding sequence ATGACTGATTCTCCTGCCACTAATCCAACGATTCCCCCGCCCGCCTCCCCTGATCAGGTGAGCGATGAGGCACGATCGATCTATCGGCTGCGTTGGGTTGGCTATGGCCTCCTGTTGTTTTTTGGGATCGAGGTGGGGCAAATTCTGATTCCCCCCCGCTTCCTGAATCCCGTTTGGGAATTAGAGGCGATCGGGGCGATCGTTGAGCGAGTTGTGGTTCCCCTTTTGGGCATGGGCCTCATTTTTTTCGGGGAACACTATGGTCGTCGTCGTCCTGAAAAACTGCTGTTGCGCGGGATTTCCTGGCTAGCAGGTCTGATGGCTCTGGGCTTTTTGCTCATGGTCCCCTTGGGCGTGGTGAACACCGTGCGGATTACCACACAAACCAATCAAACCCTTACGACTCAGGCTGGCCAACAACTCGAACAACTGCAACAATTACAAAGTCGGGTCGAAGCCAGTACCCCGGAAACCCTGCAACCGTTAGTAGAGCAGTTGAACCGAGCCGGTGTGATGCTGGAACGGAACGATCCGGCTACACTCAAGGCGGAGGTTGCCACGCGTCTTGAGGGCATCCAGGCCCAGATCGAACAGCAGGTGACGATGACCCAAAAAGCGCAGTTTCGGCAGCTGCTGAAGAATTCGGTGAAATGGAACTTGGGTGCCATGATTGCCAGTGCTTTATTCCTGATGATTTGGAGAACGACCCAATGGGCACGCTAA
- a CDS encoding cyanoexosortase A system-associated protein has product MLTTWGQRLPWRTALLALTFTAVWLVLGKVWVIDSRPSEMAAAPVALPEAPPLPGWQLLQSLPITPKLEDNSRGSHAYQFQREGQVLYIDVHYLAPWTDGNISRLLFVNTALRAANAQLQERYHPETGFYGVLTHQGRAYLTACINPQGQSTLTEQQMAQNRYTTGLRPWRVFRWLLGQENLWDGRCLWTLMAIQLTPDPPEPSDQGETGGSTGPVSPEAAYLILVSAWVPWHRWWQAHFPPPVPETALPRQRS; this is encoded by the coding sequence ATGTTAACCACCTGGGGGCAGCGTTTGCCGTGGCGGACGGCGCTCTTGGCCCTCACCTTTACAGCAGTCTGGCTGGTCTTGGGCAAGGTCTGGGTGATCGATTCCCGCCCATCCGAAATGGCCGCAGCCCCCGTTGCCCTGCCGGAGGCCCCCCCCTTACCCGGATGGCAGTTGCTCCAAAGCCTCCCGATCACACCCAAGCTGGAAGACAACAGTCGCGGCTCCCATGCCTACCAATTTCAACGGGAGGGCCAGGTCCTCTACATTGATGTCCACTACCTGGCCCCGTGGACGGATGGCAACATTAGCCGCCTGTTGTTTGTTAATACTGCCCTGCGAGCAGCCAATGCCCAGTTACAAGAACGCTATCACCCCGAAACCGGCTTTTACGGGGTCCTGACGCACCAGGGACGGGCCTACCTAACCGCCTGCATCAATCCCCAGGGACAAAGTACGCTGACGGAGCAACAGATGGCCCAAAATCGCTACACCACCGGTCTTCGTCCCTGGCGAGTGTTCCGCTGGCTCCTAGGGCAGGAGAATTTGTGGGATGGGCGTTGTCTGTGGACCTTGATGGCCATCCAGCTGACCCCAGACCCGCCAGAGCCGTCAGATCAGGGAGAGACGGGAGGTTCAACCGGGCCAGTTTCACCGGAAGCGGCCTATCTGATCCTGGTATCGGCTTGGGTGCCGTGGCATCGCTGGTGGCAGGCCCACTTCCCTCCCCCTGTCCCTGAAACTGCCCTCCCCAGGCAGCGGTCATGA
- the crtA gene encoding cyanoexosortase A, with product MFKLAEFNLAGFKPWRIPQYWLLGIGAGLLALNLTFLQRADNPELWATVGLLWLAIAMLLWEKHPHLNLDSSPGATIVGASLIALVLVQSLAPDGYHLQVSPFISYLGLALMASGFRGIQQFWKELLILGLLLVSPIVVGFLQLINLTLLTAKAAAFMLWYSGFEVVRQGAFIVLPTGRVEVYGACSGVNSVLQMLLIAVLFLLIVPLRWSQRVGCVVIALLIGFLVNAARVALLAVLVASNHRDWFDYWHTGDGSLIFAAIAVLLFGAFCWLAFLRHPANPQGADRC from the coding sequence ATGTTCAAGCTTGCCGAGTTTAACCTTGCTGGATTCAAACCCTGGCGCATCCCGCAGTACTGGCTTTTGGGGATTGGGGCGGGCTTACTGGCCTTAAATCTTACCTTCTTGCAACGGGCTGATAATCCTGAGTTATGGGCGACTGTGGGCCTGTTGTGGCTGGCGATCGCAATGCTGCTCTGGGAAAAGCACCCACACCTCAATCTGGACAGCAGCCCTGGGGCAACGATCGTCGGAGCCAGCCTGATTGCACTCGTTTTGGTACAGAGTCTGGCACCCGATGGCTATCATTTACAGGTGTCTCCCTTTATCTCCTACCTCGGATTAGCCCTGATGGCCTCTGGGTTTCGAGGCATACAGCAGTTCTGGAAAGAATTATTGATTTTGGGCCTGTTGCTAGTATCACCGATCGTTGTGGGATTCCTGCAATTGATTAACTTGACCCTATTGACGGCTAAAGCGGCAGCATTCATGCTCTGGTATAGCGGGTTTGAGGTCGTCCGGCAAGGAGCCTTTATTGTCCTACCCACGGGACGGGTAGAGGTGTATGGGGCCTGCTCTGGGGTGAATAGTGTCTTGCAAATGCTTTTGATTGCAGTCCTATTTCTGCTCATCGTCCCCTTGCGCTGGTCACAACGGGTGGGGTGTGTGGTCATAGCCCTGCTCATTGGCTTTTTGGTGAATGCGGCGCGGGTGGCTTTGCTGGCAGTCCTTGTGGCTAGTAATCACCGGGATTGGTTTGACTACTGGCATACGGGAGACGGTTCGTTGATCTTCGCCGCGATCGCCGTGTTGCTGTTTGGCGCCTTTTGTTGGCTGGCTTTCCTGCGCCATCCGGCTAATCCCCAGGGAGCCGATCGATGTTAA
- a CDS encoding cation diffusion facilitator family transporter: MTEANHRCQISLWILLIALGLTVLLMTVKFWAGWATQSLSLQAETLHTLVSSFSLILSLVALQLPYHRTSRREFLGHGKAESTLALCLVAVLGFASLRLLEVIYPFLPLTLQQQAIANPAQISGPLIQLLLLIGGITLGLALFVRYEARVLESYLLRMSAIVLLRDAWLTLLLVPLLGIVGQGQYWLDPVLGVILIGLVGVNYWQLLNWQLPLMMQSIAIAPEALGYLVRRMQGVLACYQIRSYGIVGRLVFVEIHLLLHADYLSMAPMIAERIESMLRARYGPVQVLLHVSSQDEAKE; this comes from the coding sequence ATGACTGAGGCCAATCATCGTTGTCAGATTAGTTTGTGGATTTTACTGATTGCCCTGGGTTTAACCGTCCTCTTGATGACAGTCAAGTTCTGGGCTGGCTGGGCAACGCAATCGCTCAGTTTGCAAGCAGAAACATTACACACCCTCGTCAGTAGTTTTAGCTTAATTCTCAGTTTGGTGGCCCTGCAGCTACCTTACCATCGCACCAGCCGTCGGGAGTTTCTAGGTCATGGCAAAGCCGAAAGTACACTGGCACTATGCCTAGTTGCAGTACTCGGTTTTGCCAGTTTACGCCTTTTGGAAGTTATCTACCCTTTTTTGCCATTGACCCTGCAGCAACAGGCGATCGCTAACCCTGCTCAAATTAGCGGTCCCTTGATTCAGTTATTACTGCTGATTGGTGGGATTACCTTGGGATTAGCGCTTTTTGTGCGCTATGAGGCGAGGGTTCTAGAGAGCTATTTACTGCGGATGAGTGCCATTGTCCTACTGCGGGATGCCTGGTTAACCCTACTGTTAGTCCCCCTGTTAGGCATCGTTGGCCAAGGGCAGTATTGGCTTGATCCGGTGTTGGGGGTGATCTTGATTGGGCTGGTGGGGGTCAACTATTGGCAACTGTTGAATTGGCAATTGCCCCTGATGATGCAGTCGATCGCGATTGCGCCGGAAGCACTGGGTTATCTGGTGCGGCGGATGCAGGGGGTGTTGGCTTGCTACCAAATCCGCTCCTATGGGATTGTCGGTCGCCTCGTGTTTGTCGAAATTCACCTTCTGCTACATGCTGATTATCTGTCAATGGCTCCCATGATTGCGGAACGCATTGAATCCATGCTCCGCGCACGCTATGGTCCAGTGCAGGTATTGCTGCACGTGAGCAGTCAGGACGAGGCGAAGGAATAG
- the glgX gene encoding glycogen debranching protein GlgX — MYHPIWPGKPYPLGASWDGKGTNFALFSENADGVVLCLFDAQGRETRIPLTECSHFIWHGYVPGVGPGQRYGYRVYGPYEPEAGHRFNHNKLLIDPYAKALDGDLGHGPELFGYLWDDDPDTDLTFSETDDAHLVPKGIVIDESFDWQGDRRLQIPWHETVIYETHVRGFTKLHPDIPKHLRGTYAGLAHPAAISHLQSLGITAIELLPVHHFLAYPGHLISKGLSSYWGYDSLNYMAPYSGYSSSGCQGQQVVEFKQMVKALHQAGIEVILDVVYNHTGEGNHLGPTFAFRGIDNATYYRLVEDDPRYYMDFTGCGNSLNVRHPQILKMIMDSLRYWVLEMHVDGFRFDLASALARELYEVDSLAAFFDIVHQDPVISNVKLIAEPWDVGEGGYQVGNFPPLWSEWNGRYRDTVRDFWRGKDQTLAEFAYRFTGSSDLYQSNGRSPSASINFITAHDGFTLHDLVSYNEKHNEANGEDNQDGESYNRSWNCGEEEDEGETDNPEVLKLRRRQQRNFLVTLLLSQGVPMILGGDEMDRTQRGNNNAYCQDNEISWLNWDLKDESVSLLDFTRQLVFFRRQHPVFRQRKWFQGRAIHGTGVEDIAWFNPNGDEMTEEQWQIGFARAIGIFLNGEEIAAPGPQGERIIDENFYICFNAHYEAIDFTLPPLLQGREWVIQIDTMLAHFPQVGRHYREDKPIPVGERSVVILRQVQQPR, encoded by the coding sequence ATGTATCATCCAATCTGGCCCGGAAAACCTTACCCTCTAGGAGCTTCCTGGGATGGGAAAGGCACTAACTTCGCCCTATTCTCGGAAAACGCGGATGGGGTCGTCCTCTGCCTATTTGACGCCCAGGGACGCGAGACCCGCATTCCCCTGACGGAGTGCAGTCACTTTATCTGGCATGGCTACGTTCCCGGTGTGGGACCTGGCCAGCGCTATGGCTACCGTGTCTATGGTCCCTACGAGCCGGAAGCCGGTCATCGGTTTAACCATAACAAACTGTTGATCGATCCCTACGCCAAAGCACTAGATGGCGATCTGGGGCATGGGCCAGAACTATTTGGCTATCTCTGGGATGATGATCCTGACACCGATCTGACCTTCTCCGAGACCGATGATGCCCACCTAGTCCCCAAGGGGATTGTGATCGATGAAAGCTTTGACTGGCAGGGCGATCGCCGTTTACAAATCCCTTGGCACGAAACGGTCATCTACGAAACCCACGTGCGGGGCTTTACCAAACTCCATCCTGATATTCCCAAACATCTGCGGGGGACCTACGCCGGACTGGCCCACCCGGCGGCGATCTCCCATCTCCAATCCCTTGGCATTACCGCGATCGAACTTCTGCCCGTCCACCACTTCCTCGCCTACCCCGGCCATTTGATCAGCAAAGGACTGAGTAGCTACTGGGGCTACGACTCCCTCAACTACATGGCCCCCTATTCCGGCTACAGTTCCAGCGGTTGCCAGGGTCAACAGGTCGTTGAGTTCAAGCAAATGGTGAAAGCGCTGCACCAGGCAGGCATTGAGGTGATCCTCGATGTGGTCTACAACCATACGGGCGAAGGGAATCACCTAGGACCTACCTTCGCCTTCCGGGGCATCGACAACGCCACCTACTATCGCCTCGTCGAAGATGACCCGCGCTACTACATGGACTTTACTGGGTGTGGCAATTCCCTGAACGTGCGTCATCCCCAGATCCTGAAAATGATCATGGATAGCCTGCGGTATTGGGTGTTGGAGATGCACGTCGATGGGTTTCGCTTTGACTTGGCCTCTGCCCTAGCGCGGGAACTGTATGAAGTGGATAGTTTGGCGGCCTTCTTCGACATTGTGCACCAGGACCCCGTGATTTCCAACGTCAAGTTGATTGCCGAACCGTGGGATGTGGGGGAAGGGGGCTATCAAGTTGGGAACTTTCCCCCCTTGTGGTCAGAGTGGAACGGGCGCTATCGGGATACGGTCCGTGACTTTTGGCGGGGCAAAGATCAAACCTTGGCGGAATTTGCCTATCGCTTTACCGGCAGTTCTGACCTGTACCAGAGCAATGGCCGCAGTCCCAGTGCCAGTATTAATTTCATTACCGCCCACGACGGCTTTACGCTCCATGATCTGGTGAGCTACAACGAAAAGCACAACGAGGCCAACGGCGAAGATAACCAGGATGGCGAAAGTTATAACCGCTCCTGGAACTGCGGTGAAGAGGAGGATGAGGGGGAAACCGATAATCCTGAGGTCTTGAAACTCCGTCGCCGCCAACAGCGCAATTTCCTGGTAACGCTGTTACTGTCCCAGGGGGTGCCGATGATCCTGGGTGGGGATGAAATGGATCGGACCCAGCGAGGGAATAACAACGCCTATTGTCAGGACAACGAGATTTCCTGGCTGAACTGGGACCTTAAGGATGAGAGTGTGAGCCTTCTGGATTTTACGCGCCAACTGGTTTTCTTCCGGCGGCAGCATCCGGTCTTCCGGCAGCGCAAGTGGTTCCAGGGACGGGCGATCCACGGGACAGGCGTTGAAGACATTGCCTGGTTTAATCCCAACGGCGATGAGATGACCGAGGAGCAGTGGCAGATTGGCTTTGCGCGAGCGATCGGCATTTTCCTCAACGGCGAAGAAATTGCTGCACCGGGTCCCCAGGGCGAACGGATCATCGATGAAAATTTCTACATCTGTTTCAATGCCCACTACGAAGCGATCGACTTTACCCTCCCCCCCCTACTCCAGGGACGGGAATGGGTCATTCAGATTGATACCATGTTGGCCCATTTCCCCCAGGTAGGCCGCCACTATCGAGAAGATAAGCCAATCCCAGTGGGTGAGCGATCGGTCGTGATCCTGCGTCAGGTTCAGCAGCCCCGGTAG
- a CDS encoding glycosyltransferase family 2 protein — protein sequence MQLVSVIIPAYRAQATIQRAVNSLLAQTYPHWEALIVADDGADYRTFLESQLVRDDRIHYLATGQVGAGSSRARNVGLSQAKGSIVAFLDADDEFLPDKLATVVPLVQQHPLVSCAVAICTASGERLRVVGQETAAGPVSTARYFEINVSTNSMVVLDRSVISCTFDEAHRFSDDLEFMFQCFAFIGQFYHVPTVLHKYYKQPQSVTASINSSHNGSDFNVDCIRFKEKLINRLQTGYYTFADPTTKAHLLDFLNLSIEAEFLLEKRLATQPNALFEEAIATLVTQRQMQGL from the coding sequence ATGCAATTAGTATCGGTAATTATTCCAGCCTATCGAGCGCAAGCTACCATTCAGCGTGCTGTCAATAGTCTACTGGCCCAGACCTATCCCCATTGGGAGGCGTTGATTGTTGCCGATGATGGTGCCGATTATCGTACGTTTTTAGAGTCCCAATTAGTTCGGGACGATCGCATTCACTATCTAGCTACTGGGCAAGTCGGTGCTGGTTCTTCCCGCGCACGGAATGTGGGGTTGAGTCAGGCCAAGGGGTCAATTGTGGCATTTTTAGATGCCGATGATGAGTTTCTGCCGGATAAGTTGGCCACTGTGGTCCCTCTGGTGCAGCAACATCCATTAGTCTCCTGTGCGGTTGCAATTTGTACAGCCAGCGGTGAAAGGCTGCGGGTAGTGGGTCAGGAGACAGCGGCGGGTCCGGTTAGTACCGCCCGGTATTTTGAGATCAATGTTTCAACGAATAGCATGGTGGTATTGGATCGATCGGTGATTAGCTGTACCTTCGATGAAGCCCACCGGTTTTCTGATGATCTGGAATTTATGTTCCAATGCTTTGCCTTTATCGGACAGTTCTATCATGTCCCCACTGTTCTGCATAAATACTATAAACAACCTCAATCTGTAACTGCGAGTATTAATTCGAGTCACAATGGCAGTGATTTTAATGTTGACTGCATTCGTTTCAAAGAAAAGTTGATCAATCGACTTCAGACAGGGTACTATACATTCGCTGATCCGACAACGAAAGCGCATCTACTTGATTTCCTAAATCTCTCTATAGAGGCAGAATTCCTACTGGAGAAACGACTGGCCACGCAACCTAATGCTCTGTTTGAAGAGGCGATCGCCACCCTCGTCACTCAACGACAAATGCAGGGTTTGTAG